A portion of the Punica granatum isolate Tunisia-2019 chromosome 7, ASM765513v2, whole genome shotgun sequence genome contains these proteins:
- the LOC116214875 gene encoding protein RADIALIS-like 2, whose translation MASASGSSGNTGTWTEKQNKLFENALALYSRDSPDRWHNLARAVGGNKTPEEVKRHYDMLVEDLREIEAGHVPLPPYRKVPGAGAGGAKGGYNNFMDEEQRLRSLRI comes from the exons ATGGCTTCGGCTTCGGGATCGAGCGGCAACACCGGCACCTGGACCGAAAAGCAAAACAAGCTGTTTGAGAACGCATTGGCCCTTTACAGTAGGGACTCACCCGACAGGTGGCACAACCTTGCCAGGGCTGTCGGGGGCAACAAGACCCCAGAGGAGGTCAAGCGCCACTATGATATGCTCGTCGAGGATCTCAGGGAGATCGAGGCAGGCCACGTCCCTCTCCCCCCTTATCGGAAGGTCCCTGGCGCAGGAGCCGGGGGCGCCAAGGGCGGGTACAATAACTTCATGGATGAGGAACAAAG GCTGAGGAGTCTCAGGATCTAG